From the Eleutherodactylus coqui strain aEleCoq1 chromosome 7, aEleCoq1.hap1, whole genome shotgun sequence genome, one window contains:
- the LOC136573675 gene encoding C-X-C motif chemokine 10-like → MDCRTAAIICAVLLAVTTLIQGAAVPKGNRCLCTKFANKLNVKAVEKLEIYPRSSACEKVEYVATLKKRLVPICVSPDLKEVKAILGGKNRQASHVDVIHHP, encoded by the exons ATGGACTGCAGGACCGCCGCCATCATCTGTGCTGTGCTGCTGGCTGTAACCACTCTAATACAAG GAGCTGCTGTACCTAAAGGGAATCGCTGTCTGTGCACTAAATTTGCAAACAAGCTCAATGTAAAGGCTGTGGAAAAGTTGGAGATTTACCCTAGAAGTTCTGCATGTGAAAAAGTTGAATATGT tgcaactttaaaaaaaagactcgTTCCAATCTGTGTCAGTCCTGACCTGAAAGAAGTAAAGGCTATTTTGGGAGGAAAAAATCG AcaggccagccatgtggatgtgATTCACCACCCATAG